Proteins encoded by one window of Orbaceae bacterium BiB:
- a CDS encoding response regulator has product MINVLIVEDDPMVAELNKKYLSMISGFKLVGQVRNGEDALHFIHDNPVFLLLLDVYMPKLNGLELLQHIRISYPKIDIIMVTAACDSSSIQDALRLGVIDYMVKPFTFKRFRTALITYQERLRLLNLSEILDQKQLDNRIFSQVIAPANDLPKGVEQNTLQAVRKLIENYDTDFAMSDLVQLSTLSRISLKKYINYLEESGEIVSYLNYLSVGRPVRRYSAKK; this is encoded by the coding sequence ATGATTAACGTATTAATTGTTGAAGACGATCCGATGGTTGCTGAACTGAACAAAAAATATTTAAGTATGATCAGTGGCTTTAAATTGGTAGGTCAAGTACGAAATGGTGAAGATGCCCTCCACTTTATTCATGATAATCCCGTCTTTTTACTACTACTTGATGTCTATATGCCTAAATTGAACGGCTTAGAACTTCTACAACATATCCGTATCAGTTATCCTAAAATTGATATTATTATGGTGACTGCAGCGTGTGATAGTAGCAGTATTCAAGATGCATTACGTTTAGGTGTTATCGATTATATGGTTAAGCCTTTTACCTTTAAGCGATTTCGCACAGCGTTAATTACCTATCAAGAACGCTTACGTTTACTCAACTTGAGTGAAATTCTAGATCAGAAGCAGTTAGATAATCGTATTTTTTCACAAGTTATAGCGCCAGCGAATGACTTACCAAAAGGAGTTGAACAAAATACCTTACAAGCGGTAAGGAAACTAATCGAAAATTATGATACGGATTTCGCAATGAGCGATTTAGTACAGCTCAGTACACTATCGCGTATCTCATTAAAAAAGTATATTAATTATTTAGAAGAGAGTGGCGAGATTGTAAGCTATCTTAACTACTTATCAGTAGGAAGACCTGTTAG
- a CDS encoding ATP-binding protein, whose amino-acid sequence MGSNEKEYAQISQSIHDPIISAFLNSKFSRARELGVTLTFDLIGELQQITDSSVTHRLITILGNLIDNGLDAVQFLEDKKIAVQLNITKNDLIIQVKDNGNGISQEDSQKIFTKGYSTKGDNRGIGLYLVLASVNELNGHIELDQKVGLGTCFRIYLPLKKLY is encoded by the coding sequence ATGGGAAGTAATGAAAAAGAGTATGCTCAGATCTCTCAATCAATTCATGATCCAATTATCTCGGCCTTTCTGAATAGTAAATTTAGCCGAGCTCGAGAATTAGGTGTTACACTGACCTTTGATCTGATCGGTGAATTACAACAGATAACAGATAGCTCAGTAACCCACCGTTTAATCACAATTCTTGGTAATCTGATTGATAATGGTTTAGATGCAGTTCAATTTTTAGAAGATAAAAAAATTGCCGTACAATTGAATATTACTAAAAATGACTTAATTATTCAGGTCAAAGATAATGGTAATGGTATTTCTCAAGAAGACTCACAAAAAATATTTACGAAAGGTTATTCAACCAAAGGCGATAATAGAGGAATCGGCTTGTATTTGGTCCTCGCCAGTGTAAACGAATTAAATGGTCATATTGAACTCGATCAAAAGGTAGGACTAGGTACCTGTTTTAGAATCTATTTGCCTTTAAAAAAACTCTATTAG
- a CDS encoding PAS domain-containing protein, translated as MVGQTVNKIEYLASRTNQPILLTLIVSLLIAISLAVWFSKSIKNILLGLEPFEMATLFEEINAIISTVKEGILVMNKDGIITQINDEAIRILRITEPRNKILNSNVQQIIPNTRLYDVMLTGESEYDREQNINDVVILTNRTPLFVNGKLSGAIASFRDMTEIRQLAENLTGVNRYADALRSQSHEFNNKLHVIYGLAFNENNQ; from the coding sequence ATGGTCGGGCAAACTGTGAATAAAATTGAATATTTGGCATCACGAACTAACCAGCCAATTTTACTCACTTTAATCGTATCATTATTAATCGCTATCTCTCTAGCTGTCTGGTTTTCTAAAAGTATTAAAAATATTTTATTAGGCTTAGAACCTTTCGAAATGGCAACGCTATTTGAAGAGATAAATGCAATTATTAGTACCGTTAAAGAAGGCATTTTAGTTATGAATAAAGATGGCATTATTACTCAGATTAACGACGAAGCAATTAGAATCTTACGTATTACCGAGCCACGTAATAAAATTTTAAATAGTAATGTACAGCAGATTATTCCTAATACACGTTTATATGACGTGATGCTAACGGGGGAATCAGAATATGATCGAGAACAGAATATTAATGATGTTGTAATATTAACAAATCGAACGCCCCTATTTGTTAATGGTAAATTGAGTGGTGCAATTGCCTCATTCCGAGATATGACCGAAATTCGTCAACTAGCAGAAAACTTAACTGGTGTTAATCGTTATGCTGATGCACTTCGTTCACAATCTCATGAGTTTAATAATAAGCTACATGTGATTTATGGACTAGCCTTTAATGAAAATAATCAATAA
- a CDS encoding NADP-dependent malic enzyme — protein MTTVQEKALAISKEKHGKLEIRSKVEINSMADLSVAYTPGVAAVCTAIAQNKDDVYEYTSKRNLVAVITDGSAVLGLGNIGPEAAIPVMEGKAILFKRFADVDAIPLSVNTQNVDEIVSHIAAFAPSFGGINLEDISAPRCFEVERRLKEILDIPVFHDDQHGTAIVVLAALYNALRVVNKSLGKINVVINGGGAAGLSIANMMLAAGVKNIKVVDKLGILSESDTSLPPHHMEMAKKTNREKQTGTLQDAVKGADVFVGVSAPGVLKKEWVSTMAEKSIVFAMANPTPEIFPEDAKEAGAYVVGTGRSDYPNQINNVLAFPGIFRGALDARAKDITLEMQLAAAKGLASIVTDERRSADYILPNAFEPNVAKVVAQSVSNAVKK, from the coding sequence ATGACAACTGTTCAAGAAAAAGCATTAGCTATCAGTAAAGAAAAACATGGCAAATTAGAGATTCGTTCTAAAGTTGAAATCAACTCAATGGCAGATTTAAGTGTTGCATATACACCTGGCGTTGCAGCGGTTTGTACTGCGATTGCTCAAAATAAAGATGATGTCTATGAATATACATCAAAACGTAATTTAGTTGCGGTTATTACCGATGGTTCAGCTGTTTTAGGATTAGGAAATATCGGCCCTGAAGCAGCGATTCCAGTTATGGAAGGTAAAGCGATCCTATTTAAACGTTTTGCTGATGTTGATGCGATCCCCTTATCGGTTAATACCCAAAATGTCGACGAAATTGTTAGTCACATTGCCGCATTCGCACCATCATTTGGTGGTATTAACTTAGAAGATATTAGCGCACCACGATGTTTTGAAGTTGAGCGTCGTTTAAAAGAGATTCTTGATATCCCTGTTTTTCATGATGACCAACATGGTACCGCAATTGTAGTTTTAGCTGCGTTATATAATGCATTACGTGTAGTGAATAAATCTCTAGGTAAAATCAATGTTGTTATTAATGGCGGTGGCGCGGCTGGATTATCTATTGCTAATATGATGCTAGCAGCAGGCGTTAAAAATATTAAAGTCGTTGATAAATTAGGTATTTTATCTGAATCTGATACCTCTTTACCTCCTCATCACATGGAAATGGCGAAAAAGACTAACAGAGAAAAACAGACAGGTACATTGCAAGATGCAGTAAAAGGTGCGGATGTATTTGTTGGTGTTTCAGCACCCGGTGTATTGAAAAAAGAGTGGGTCAGTACTATGGCTGAAAAATCAATTGTCTTTGCTATGGCTAACCCAACACCTGAAATTTTCCCAGAAGATGCTAAAGAAGCCGGTGCTTATGTTGTCGGTACTGGCCGTAGTGATTATCCAAATCAGATCAATAATGTCCTTGCCTTCCCTGGAATTTTTAGAGGTGCATTAGATGCAAGAGCTAAAGATATCACGCTTGAAATGCAATTAGCTGCGGCAAAAGGTTTAGCAAGTATTGTGACTGATGAAAGACGTAGCGCTGATTATATTTTACCAAACGCATTTGAACCAAATGTTGCAAAAGTAGTAGCACAAAGCGTGTCCAATGCAGTAAAAAAATAA
- the moeA gene encoding molybdopterin molybdotransferase MoeA — protein sequence MTNSSFLLFSQAKDLILQTAKSIKCSQIESIKSSNAVNRINAKAITSPINVPSFNNSAMDGYVIRQADLANSHSIRVAGSVFAGQKQSVDWPQNSCLRIMTGAQVPDDSYAVIMQENVQRVDDHISFDASQIKAKQNIRYIGESVKAGSEIFSAGEKLTITKLTTLATLGINDVTVYQPLKVALFSTGDELTSIGEALTSPNSIYDSNRFTLSLMLKALGCEVIDFGIIKDDLTLITNTLKQAAEQANVVITSGGVSVGDADYTKMALEQIGEINFWKIAMKPGKPFAFGKIGNALFCGLPGNPVSALVTFDQLVRPLIAALYGRNDETPLFTLKTVSDLKKSVGRVDFQRGHIFSNNEGELVVESTGEQGSHITSSFNHANCFIVLEKDRGNIKQGERVTVEPFDSYLL from the coding sequence ATGACTAACTCATCGTTTTTGCTATTTTCTCAAGCTAAAGATTTGATTTTGCAAACGGCAAAATCAATAAAATGTAGCCAAATTGAATCAATCAAATCATCCAATGCAGTTAATCGTATCAATGCTAAAGCGATCACCTCGCCAATCAATGTACCTTCATTCAACAATTCTGCAATGGATGGTTATGTTATTAGACAGGCAGATCTTGCTAATAGTCACTCTATACGCGTTGCAGGAAGTGTTTTTGCAGGACAAAAGCAATCTGTTGACTGGCCACAAAATAGTTGTTTACGGATTATGACTGGGGCACAAGTACCTGATGATAGTTACGCTGTGATTATGCAAGAGAATGTCCAAAGAGTCGATGACCATATTAGTTTCGATGCTAGCCAAATCAAGGCTAAGCAAAATATCCGTTATATTGGTGAAAGTGTAAAAGCGGGTAGTGAAATATTTTCTGCTGGCGAAAAGTTAACAATTACAAAATTAACGACCTTAGCCACTTTAGGAATTAATGATGTTACTGTTTATCAACCATTAAAAGTTGCCCTATTTTCGACAGGTGATGAATTAACCTCGATAGGTGAAGCTTTGACGTCACCTAATAGCATCTATGATAGTAACCGCTTTACTCTCTCCCTAATGTTAAAAGCATTAGGTTGTGAGGTAATTGATTTTGGTATCATTAAAGATGACTTAACGTTAATTACTAATACATTAAAACAAGCTGCAGAACAAGCCAATGTCGTTATTACCAGTGGCGGAGTCTCTGTTGGTGATGCAGATTACACGAAAATGGCCCTTGAGCAAATCGGTGAAATTAATTTTTGGAAGATTGCTATGAAACCAGGTAAACCTTTTGCATTTGGTAAAATTGGCAATGCACTATTCTGTGGCTTACCGGGTAATCCAGTATCGGCATTAGTCACATTTGACCAATTAGTCCGTCCTCTAATCGCCGCACTTTATGGTCGAAATGATGAGACACCGCTTTTCACCTTAAAAACGGTATCTGACTTAAAAAAATCAGTTGGTCGAGTCGATTTTCAACGTGGACATATTTTTAGTAATAACGAAGGTGAGTTAGTGGTTGAATCAACTGGTGAACAAGGTTCACATATCACCTCGTCATTTAATCATGCTAATTGTTTTATTGTATTAGAAAAAGATCGAGGCAATATTAAACAAGGCGAACGCGTAACGGTAGAACCTTTTGATAGCTATCTTTTATAA
- the ychF gene encoding redox-regulated ATPase YchF, whose protein sequence is MGFKCGIVGLPNVGKSTLFNALTKAGIEAANFPFCTIEPNTGVVPMPDSRLDKLAEIVKPQRILPTTMEFVDIAGLVKGASKGEGLGNQFLSNIRETEAIGHVVRCFENDNIIHVAGKIDPAEDIEIINTELALADLDTCERAILRVQKKAKSGDKDAKYEQEILEKCLPHLEQGHKLITLDLSKEAVEAIKYLSFLTLKPTMYIANVNEDGFDNNPFLERVKEVAAKENAVVVPVCASIEAEIAELDDEEREEFMQDLGLEEPGLNRVIQAGYKLLNLQTYFTAGVKEVRAWTIPVGATAPQAAGKIHTDFEKGFIRAQTIAFDDFIKYKGEQGAKEAGKMRAEGKDYIVQDGDIMNFLFNV, encoded by the coding sequence ATGGGTTTTAAATGTGGTATTGTTGGCTTACCTAATGTAGGGAAATCGACGCTATTTAATGCATTAACCAAAGCTGGAATTGAAGCAGCTAATTTTCCGTTCTGTACAATTGAACCAAATACAGGTGTTGTACCAATGCCTGACTCACGTTTAGACAAATTAGCTGAAATTGTCAAACCACAACGTATATTACCAACCACGATGGAGTTTGTTGATATCGCAGGACTGGTTAAAGGCGCATCTAAAGGTGAAGGATTAGGTAACCAGTTTTTATCAAATATTCGCGAAACCGAAGCGATTGGTCATGTTGTACGCTGTTTTGAAAATGATAATATCATTCATGTTGCGGGGAAAATTGATCCTGCAGAAGATATTGAAATCATCAATACTGAACTCGCACTTGCCGATTTAGATACTTGTGAACGTGCTATTTTACGCGTCCAGAAAAAAGCCAAAAGTGGCGATAAAGATGCTAAATATGAGCAAGAGATTCTGGAAAAATGTCTTCCACATTTAGAACAGGGCCATAAACTGATTACACTGGATCTTTCTAAAGAAGCAGTTGAAGCAATTAAATATCTTAGTTTTTTAACATTAAAACCAACGATGTATATTGCGAATGTTAATGAAGATGGTTTTGATAATAATCCATTTCTTGAGCGAGTCAAAGAAGTGGCAGCAAAAGAAAATGCTGTTGTTGTTCCAGTTTGTGCCTCTATCGAAGCTGAAATTGCTGAACTTGATGATGAAGAGCGCGAAGAGTTTATGCAAGATTTAGGTCTTGAAGAACCTGGACTAAATCGTGTTATTCAAGCTGGGTATAAATTACTTAACTTACAAACCTATTTTACCGCCGGTGTTAAAGAAGTTAGAGCTTGGACAATCCCTGTTGGCGCTACCGCACCACAAGCAGCGGGTAAAATTCATACTGATTTCGAAAAAGGCTTTATTCGCGCACAAACGATCGCTTTTGATGATTTTATCAAATATAAAGGCGAACAAGGTGCTAAAGAAGCGGGCAAAATGCGTGCTGAAGGAAAAGATTATATCGTGCAAGATGGCGATATCATGAACTTTTTATTTAACGTTTAA
- a CDS encoding siderophore-interacting protein, which translates to MHQKTSSHKKKSINGLLTVESSRQLSNNLIEIVFSCDKKLEIDPLWIGPHLKLLFPVANCSEIVFPLINEEGKIIWQEGTRERVRTYSIRRYDEKSNTIAVHFVIHQQGVATTWAQNAQVGDRIGLVAMGSKRRFDEISQLTLLGDISAMPAICYTLEHLPANQKTVAIIEVRDEKDKLSLALPEYAQLHWLVTPQGSPSQIMTKLEQLQLTVDDNALFWGGMESSVSQSLRNFLKDHFANLSSDSTRLISYWREGFAEGQFKHHD; encoded by the coding sequence ATGCATCAAAAAACGTCTTCTCATAAAAAAAAATCGATTAATGGTTTATTAACGGTTGAGTCTAGTCGACAATTATCGAACAATTTAATTGAAATTGTTTTTAGTTGCGATAAAAAGCTAGAAATAGACCCATTATGGATTGGGCCTCATTTAAAATTGTTGTTCCCTGTCGCTAATTGTAGCGAAATTGTTTTTCCTTTGATTAATGAAGAGGGGAAAATCATTTGGCAAGAAGGGACGCGGGAAAGAGTTAGAACCTATAGTATTCGACGTTATGATGAAAAAAGTAATACGATTGCCGTACATTTTGTTATTCATCAGCAAGGTGTTGCGACCACTTGGGCGCAAAATGCGCAAGTTGGTGATCGTATTGGACTTGTTGCAATGGGATCAAAACGTCGCTTTGATGAAATAAGCCAGTTAACTCTACTCGGTGACATTTCAGCTATGCCTGCAATCTGTTATACATTAGAACATTTACCGGCTAACCAAAAAACAGTGGCAATTATCGAAGTGCGTGATGAAAAAGATAAACTCTCTTTAGCTCTTCCTGAATATGCACAGCTGCATTGGTTAGTAACGCCGCAAGGTAGTCCAAGCCAGATTATGACTAAATTGGAACAGTTACAATTAACTGTCGATGATAATGCGCTATTTTGGGGAGGCATGGAGTCATCAGTATCTCAGTCATTACGTAATTTCTTAAAAGATCATTTTGCTAATTTATCTTCTGATTCAACACGTTTAATTAGTTACTGGCGCGAAGGATTTGCCGAAGGACAATTCAAACACCATGACTAG
- a CDS encoding ACP phosphodiesterase: MNILAHIHLAALSNTSVIGNAAADFIKGDPYRQYTPFIADGIMMHRRVDKLVDELPEIEQAKLLFRSETRRVAPITLDIVWDHFLSKHWACYMQQSLPDFNLSMQKLIKQDIALFPVEFKQFMGYLWQNEWLVNYAHQDFIKRVLNGMANERPKLEKLRVSFTDFTDNYAQLEQLFFIFYPRLIKKAQSAQL; this comes from the coding sequence ATGAATATTTTGGCTCATATCCACTTAGCAGCATTATCTAATACTTCAGTAATTGGTAATGCTGCTGCGGATTTTATTAAGGGTGATCCTTATCGTCAATATACCCCATTTATTGCTGATGGTATCATGATGCATCGACGAGTTGATAAATTGGTCGATGAATTGCCTGAAATTGAACAGGCAAAGTTACTTTTCCGCTCAGAAACTAGGCGGGTTGCTCCCATTACACTTGATATTGTTTGGGACCATTTTCTATCTAAACATTGGGCATGTTATATGCAACAAAGTCTGCCTGATTTTAATTTATCAATGCAAAAGTTAATTAAGCAAGATATTGCCTTATTTCCTGTAGAGTTTAAGCAATTTATGGGGTATTTATGGCAAAATGAGTGGCTCGTTAACTATGCTCATCAAGATTTTATTAAACGTGTATTAAATGGTATGGCTAATGAGCGTCCTAAACTTGAAAAGCTAAGAGTGAGTTTTACTGATTTCACCGATAATTACGCGCAACTTGAACAACTTTTTTTCATATTTTATCCAAGACTGATCAAAAAAGCGCAATCAGCACAACTTTAA
- the zntB gene encoding zinc transporter ZntB yields MSDSLLSVDSSITTVKSTKVLPVSNALLLAAAPIYSCQFDGKGKANPIVAQGQATISEPCWLHLDFANQETIDWINATELLPELVKEELIKPNQIAKETRFDTGILVVLRGVNITPNSLPDPIVTFRFYITDNLIISTRHQQIDAIAQLKDKFDHGIGPVDVADWLIQISELISDQVNISFDNVHNRIIKLEDNALNQRIFSYKEIGRVRKQLIILRRLLAPQRDIFVRISTERISWIDDNDRQHLHDISNQQTHYISDIDSCLLRLGSLMEQINGLLAESTNKRIYLMTLVTLIFMPITFLTSLLGVNLAGIPFSESHWGFGAFVILIVLVCIGSIIWLKSKKWM; encoded by the coding sequence ATGAGTGACTCTTTATTAAGTGTGGATTCGTCAATAACTACTGTTAAGTCAACAAAAGTGTTACCTGTTAGTAATGCATTACTGTTAGCAGCAGCACCTATTTATAGTTGCCAATTTGATGGTAAAGGTAAAGCTAATCCGATTGTTGCACAGGGACAAGCAACCATCAGTGAACCATGTTGGTTACACTTGGATTTTGCTAATCAAGAGACGATTGACTGGATTAATGCAACGGAATTATTACCGGAATTGGTGAAAGAAGAACTTATCAAACCAAATCAAATCGCGAAAGAAACGCGTTTTGATACAGGGATCCTTGTGGTTTTACGAGGTGTTAATATTACACCTAATTCTTTGCCCGACCCGATCGTGACATTTCGGTTTTATATTACGGATAATTTAATTATCTCAACTCGTCATCAACAGATTGATGCGATAGCTCAATTGAAGGATAAATTCGATCACGGTATTGGGCCAGTTGATGTTGCGGATTGGCTTATTCAAATATCAGAGCTGATTAGTGATCAAGTGAATATTTCGTTTGATAATGTGCATAACAGAATTATCAAACTGGAAGATAATGCGTTAAATCAACGGATCTTTTCTTATAAAGAGATTGGACGAGTACGTAAACAATTAATTATACTGCGCCGTTTGTTGGCTCCGCAACGAGATATTTTTGTCCGTATTTCAACAGAACGAATATCATGGATTGACGATAATGATCGGCAACATTTACACGATATTTCCAATCAACAAACCCACTATATTAGTGATATCGACAGTTGCCTATTACGGCTTGGTTCGTTGATGGAACAAATTAATGGTCTACTCGCAGAATCAACGAATAAACGAATCTACCTGATGACATTAGTCACCTTAATTTTTATGCCAATTACCTTTTTAACCAGCTTATTAGGTGTGAATTTAGCCGGAATACCTTTTAGCGAATCCCATTGGGGATTTGGTGCTTTTGTGATTCTAATCGTCCTTGTATGTATTGGCTCTATTATTTGGTTAAAGTCTAAAAAATGGATGTGA
- a CDS encoding DNA topoisomerase III, which translates to MHQELSSSSYKLFIAEKPSLARAVVDVLPKPHQKGDGFIRAGNGDIVSWCIGHLLEQAPPDSYDERYKKWQISDLPIVPEQWLLLPKSSTQKQFNILVKLIKQASEIVHVGDPDREGQLLIDEVINYCQLVPEIRNNVQRCLISDLNAAAVEKSLNNLKSNRDFIPLSTSALARARADWLYGINMSRLCTIKGQRRGYKGVLSIGRVQTPVLGLVVRRDLEIEHFVSKPFYEVFAIIQTQHQETFKAKWQPSEACAPYQDEEGRLLLKALAENVCERIKNHPALIENVSNKKKELAPPLPFNLSTLQIEMAKKSGLSAQEVLDICQSLYEKHKLITYPRSDCRFLPEEHLNQIEGVVAAISNNCDGLSEAIAHADLTIRTKAWNDKKVEAHHAIIPTLRKADSKRLSHHEFAVYTTVATQYLAQFYPNYRYAELQIDVDIAGGKFIAKANQMLSEGWKQLFKNSNATTQEESEPLLTKLVKKGEQAQCIDAELVSKETSPPKPFSDATLLSAMTGIARFVNDPEIKKILRETDGLGTEATRAGIIELLFKREFLTRQGKTIRSTDIGRQLINMLPTVMSVPDMTAHWESQLDAISQKSFSYHQFMAELTNSIYQLIDRVNSARFS; encoded by the coding sequence ATGCATCAAGAATTATCATCCTCAAGTTACAAATTATTTATCGCCGAAAAACCAAGCTTAGCTAGGGCTGTAGTCGATGTATTACCAAAGCCTCACCAAAAAGGAGACGGTTTTATTCGTGCTGGTAATGGTGATATTGTCAGTTGGTGTATTGGTCATTTACTAGAACAAGCTCCGCCAGATAGCTATGATGAGCGCTATAAAAAATGGCAAATCAGTGATTTACCAATTGTACCAGAACAGTGGTTATTACTGCCTAAAAGCAGTACGCAAAAACAGTTTAATATCTTGGTTAAACTAATTAAACAGGCATCAGAAATTGTTCATGTTGGAGACCCCGATCGTGAAGGACAACTGCTGATTGATGAAGTGATCAACTATTGTCAGCTAGTGCCCGAAATCCGTAATAATGTTCAGCGTTGCTTAATCAGTGATCTCAATGCCGCAGCGGTTGAAAAATCATTAAATAATTTAAAAAGTAACCGTGATTTTATTCCATTATCAACCTCAGCCTTAGCTAGAGCCCGAGCAGACTGGTTGTATGGCATTAATATGAGTCGACTATGTACGATTAAAGGTCAACGTAGAGGCTATAAAGGGGTATTATCCATTGGGCGAGTACAAACACCAGTACTCGGTTTAGTTGTTCGCCGGGATTTAGAGATTGAACATTTTGTTAGTAAACCTTTTTATGAAGTTTTTGCCATAATACAGACTCAGCATCAAGAGACATTTAAAGCGAAATGGCAGCCGAGTGAAGCTTGCGCTCCTTATCAAGATGAAGAGGGACGTTTATTACTAAAAGCACTGGCTGAAAATGTCTGCGAACGCATTAAAAATCACCCCGCTTTAATTGAAAATGTTAGTAATAAGAAAAAGGAGCTAGCGCCACCGTTACCATTTAATCTTTCTACTTTACAGATTGAAATGGCGAAAAAGAGCGGTTTAAGTGCCCAAGAGGTGCTGGATATCTGTCAGTCACTGTATGAGAAACATAAATTAATTACTTACCCTCGTTCAGATTGTCGCTTTTTACCTGAAGAACATCTTAATCAAATCGAAGGGGTTGTTGCAGCAATTAGCAATAATTGTGATGGATTAAGTGAGGCCATTGCACATGCTGATTTAACCATTAGAACTAAAGCGTGGAATGACAAAAAAGTTGAAGCTCATCACGCAATTATTCCAACATTAAGAAAAGCCGATAGTAAACGGCTCAGTCATCATGAGTTTGCCGTTTATACGACGGTGGCGACTCAATATTTAGCGCAATTTTACCCTAATTACCGTTATGCTGAATTACAAATTGACGTAGATATTGCAGGTGGTAAATTTATTGCGAAAGCGAATCAAATGTTAAGTGAAGGCTGGAAACAGCTATTTAAAAACAGTAATGCGACAACGCAAGAAGAGTCTGAACCGTTATTAACTAAATTGGTTAAAAAAGGTGAACAGGCGCAATGTATTGATGCTGAACTGGTCAGTAAAGAAACCTCACCACCTAAACCTTTTAGCGATGCAACACTATTATCAGCGATGACAGGGATTGCTCGTTTTGTTAATGATCCTGAAATTAAAAAAATTCTTCGGGAAACCGATGGATTAGGGACAGAAGCAACGCGTGCCGGAATTATCGAGTTACTGTTTAAGCGTGAGTTTTTAACCCGTCAGGGTAAAACGATCCGTTCAACAGACATCGGACGTCAGCTGATTAATATGTTACCTACGGTAATGAGTGTACCGGATATGACAGCTCATTGGGAATCACAATTAGATGCAATTAGCCAAAAATCATTTAGTTACCATCAATTTATGGCTGAGCTGACCAACTCTATCTATCAATTAATTGACCGAGTTAACTCAGCTCGTTTTAGCTAA